A genomic region of Anaerolineales bacterium contains the following coding sequences:
- a CDS encoding iron ABC transporter permease, protein MRKLTWLALLPLAFLALFYFYPLGSVLALSLAEGWRPALLQLLGDGAIHRVLGFTLWQASLSTALTLALGLPAAYLLAHYTFPGKRWLRAVSSIPFVLPTLVVAAAFNALLGPHGWVNQGLQALGVAPLEFINSFGAILMAHVFYNTTIVLRMVGDFWARLSPRSEQAARSLGASPWQLFTKVSLPMLAPALAAAALLVFIFNFTSFGVILVLGGPRFATLETEIYYQTVALFNLPAAALLALLQLLCTLALTSVYTRLAARLSRPLESRAARLRPLSAQPQRWLSAAFLALLGLFFVAPLGGLAARSLTRLDTDRRQAAQAGITLDYYRALGEDPRNNLFFASPLRAIQTSLVYAGSTVVLALLVGLPASWLLAKPEQARGPARLMRWLDALLMLPLGTSALTLGLGFIVALDTPPLDLRASPLLVPLAHTLVALPFVVRSLVPALRSIRPRLRQAAALLGASPAEVVRRIDVPLVGRALVAAALFAFAISVGEFGASALIARPEYPTMPVLIYRLLAQPGAVTYGQAMALSTLLMLFTGAGMLLIERVRIAEVGEF, encoded by the coding sequence ATGCGTAAGTTAACCTGGCTGGCCCTGCTGCCATTGGCCTTTCTGGCGTTGTTTTACTTCTACCCGCTGGGAAGTGTTTTGGCGCTCAGCCTGGCGGAGGGGTGGCGGCCGGCCTTGCTGCAATTGCTTGGTGACGGTGCTATTCATCGTGTGCTGGGCTTCACGCTATGGCAGGCCAGCTTGTCTACCGCACTCACGCTGGCTTTGGGGCTGCCCGCAGCCTACCTGCTGGCGCACTACACCTTCCCTGGTAAGCGCTGGCTACGCGCCGTCAGCAGCATCCCGTTCGTGTTGCCCACCCTGGTGGTGGCTGCGGCGTTCAACGCGTTGTTGGGGCCGCATGGCTGGGTCAATCAAGGCCTGCAGGCGCTGGGTGTGGCGCCGCTGGAGTTCATCAACAGTTTTGGCGCCATTCTGATGGCGCATGTGTTTTATAACACCACCATTGTGCTGCGCATGGTGGGCGATTTCTGGGCGCGGCTCAGCCCGCGCAGTGAGCAGGCCGCGCGCAGCCTGGGCGCCAGCCCCTGGCAGCTCTTCACCAAAGTCAGCTTGCCGATGCTGGCGCCGGCGCTGGCGGCGGCCGCCCTGCTGGTGTTTATCTTTAACTTCACTTCGTTCGGCGTGATCCTGGTATTGGGCGGGCCGCGCTTTGCCACCCTGGAGACCGAGATCTATTACCAAACGGTGGCTTTGTTCAACCTGCCGGCGGCCGCCTTGTTGGCGTTGCTCCAACTGTTGTGCACGCTGGCGCTCACCAGCGTGTACACGCGGCTGGCGGCGCGCCTCTCGCGCCCGCTGGAGTCGCGCGCTGCACGCCTGCGCCCGCTGAGCGCACAACCGCAGCGCTGGCTCAGTGCGGCCTTTCTCGCCCTGCTGGGCCTGTTCTTTGTGGCGCCATTGGGTGGGCTGGCGGCGCGCTCGCTGACCCGCCTGGACACGGACCGTCGCCAGGCGGCGCAGGCGGGCATCACGCTGGATTACTACCGTGCCCTGGGCGAAGACCCACGCAACAATCTGTTCTTCGCCTCGCCCTTGCGTGCCATCCAAACCTCACTGGTATACGCGGGCAGCACGGTGGTGCTGGCGCTGCTGGTTGGCCTGCCCGCCTCCTGGCTGCTGGCCAAGCCCGAGCAGGCCAGGGGGCCAGCGCGCCTGATGCGCTGGCTTGATGCGCTGCTCATGCTGCCCTTGGGCACCTCGGCGCTTACCTTGGGGTTGGGTTTCATTGTGGCCTTGGATACGCCGCCGCTGGATCTGCGTGCCTCTCCGTTGTTGGTGCCCCTGGCGCATACCCTGGTGGCACTGCCTTTTGTGGTGCGCAGCCTGGTGCCCGCGCTGCGCAGCATCCGCCCGCGGCTGCGCCAGGCAGCCGCGCTGCTGGGCGCCAGCCCGGCTGAGGTGGTGCGCCGTATCGATGTGCCACTGGTCGGGCGGGCCTTGGTGGCGGCGGCCTTGTTTGCCTTTGCCATCTCGGTGGGCGAATTCGGCGCTTCGGCGTTGATCGCCCGGCCGGAATACCCCACCATGCCGGTGCTGATCTACCGCCTGCTGGCGCAGCCGGGCGCAGTCACCTATGGCCAGGCGATGGCCTTGAGCACCTTGCTGATGCTGTTCACTGGCGCGGGCATGCTGCTGATCGAGCGTGTGCGCATTGCTGAGGTAGGAGAGTTCTAG
- a CDS encoding DUF402 domain-containing protein, which produces MTEITVYKQNPAGELMYSWAGQLLHYRSPEALVEARFNAKSGMMEEIALQQGDRFIETYYDDRWFNVFEIRDKDDDRLKGWYCNVSAPAIIAAHQVSFRDFALDLLVYPDGRQVVLDEDEFAALECSAQERQLAQQGLAQVQAYFREKFAR; this is translated from the coding sequence ATGACTGAAATTACCGTATACAAGCAGAACCCTGCCGGCGAGCTGATGTACAGTTGGGCCGGGCAGTTACTGCACTACCGCTCGCCTGAGGCCCTGGTGGAAGCACGCTTCAATGCCAAGAGCGGCATGATGGAAGAGATCGCATTGCAGCAGGGCGATCGCTTCATTGAGACCTATTACGATGATCGTTGGTTCAATGTGTTTGAGATCCGCGATAAAGATGACGACCGGCTCAAGGGGTGGTATTGCAATGTTAGCGCCCCGGCAATCATCGCCGCCCACCAGGTCAGCTTTCGTGATTTTGCCCTCGATCTACTGGTGTACCCGGACGGGCGCCAGGTGGTGCTGGACGAAGACGAATTCGCTGCTTTGGAATGTTCGGCGCAGGAGCGCCAGTTGGCGCAGCAAGGCTTGGCGCAAGTACAAGCCTATTTTCGAGAAAAGTTTGCCAGATAA
- a CDS encoding endonuclease III, with the protein MKALARRALAMHQRLLEFFGEPEWRTPLPALHELVSTILSQNTNDVNRDVAFFALTSTFPTWEAVRDAPVEAIIEAIRPAGLANQKGPRIKAVLQAITAARGELTLDFLKDYPLEEARQWLMQFNGVGPKTAAIVLQFSLEKPAFPVDTHIYRVSGRLGLRPAKISVEDAHPVLEALFPPETHYAAHLNIIRLGREICQARKPNCPACPVKDLCDYYAANYKNGKPKR; encoded by the coding sequence GTGAAGGCGCTGGCCCGGCGCGCCCTGGCGATGCACCAGCGATTGCTTGAATTCTTCGGCGAGCCGGAGTGGCGCACCCCGCTGCCCGCCCTGCATGAGCTGGTCTCCACCATCCTGTCGCAAAATACCAACGATGTGAATCGCGATGTAGCCTTCTTCGCCCTCACCAGCACCTTCCCCACCTGGGAAGCGGTGCGCGATGCACCGGTAGAAGCGATCATCGAAGCCATCCGGCCCGCCGGGCTGGCCAATCAAAAGGGGCCGCGGATCAAAGCCGTGCTGCAGGCGATCACTGCGGCACGCGGCGAGCTTACATTGGATTTTCTTAAAGACTATCCTTTGGAAGAAGCACGCCAGTGGCTGATGCAGTTCAATGGCGTGGGGCCCAAAACCGCCGCGATCGTCTTGCAATTCTCGCTGGAAAAGCCCGCCTTTCCGGTGGATACGCATATTTATCGCGTTTCGGGGCGGCTGGGCTTGCGTCCGGCCAAGATCAGCGTGGAGGATGCGCACCCGGTGCTGGAGGCGCTGTTCCCGCCGGAGACGCACTACGCCGCCCACCTCAACATCATCCGCCTGGGGCGCGAGATCTGCCAGGCGCGCAAGCCCAATTGCCCGGCCTGCCCAGTGAAGGATCTGTGCGATTACTACGCGGCGAATTACAAAAATGGAAAGCCAAAGCGCTAG
- a CDS encoding GAF domain-containing protein: MAALPAASKGDAVRDERPQSSLDLLVHVSRELASALDLRLVLERVIKLCLHNVGGSSGSIIVLDDQGAPLDSIIVVEDKVIQETTEQLKFTLQNGLAGWVRNHRQPALVTDTSVDARWQAAPSGRQTGPKSVVAAPLLVREKLVGVLTLTHGQPGLFSEEHLALVKIIGEQAAFAVLNGRLYAESQRNAGIMTAIAESASVINASLQLDQVLQTILEQTTQALDVEAVSLALIDSGGQTLTFREATGQRSKQVIGLQIQLGQGIAGWVAQQGKGVLVVDAQADARFYPMVDELTGYRTQAVACVPILARGRVIGVIEALNPRDGHFDATDLPVLDGIGTLAGTAIEHAQLFAQMESARTRYRELFEDSIDAIFVTDLQGNIAEANRQAELWIGFDEESLHSMNVHHFHQADYKALGTDMAQLQDGRSVSYESVLQGQGNTQIAVEVFVHSIVVEGQEQLQWILRDITERKRLDQLREDLASMIYHDLRSPLANVVSGLDVLQMMLPEDQDPTIRSVLDIAMRSTERVQRLANSLLDTSRMEAGQRIGNPEPTAVADIVQAALDATAPGAQAKEIQLKAAVVKGLPKAMVDAEMIRRVLINLIENALKYSAKDQTVTVAAKRNGDFVEMSVQDQGRGIPKGDLERIFEKFARVQVGATGNTKGLGLGLAYCKLAVEGHGGKIWVESELGKGSRFIFTLPIARTGELKQ; encoded by the coding sequence ATGGCCGCACTCCCCGCCGCCTCTAAGGGCGACGCCGTTCGAGACGAACGGCCGCAATCCTCGCTGGACCTTTTAGTCCATGTCAGCCGCGAGCTGGCCTCTGCGCTCGATCTGCGCCTGGTGCTCGAACGCGTGATCAAGCTGTGCCTGCACAATGTGGGCGGCAGCAGCGGCAGCATCATCGTGTTGGACGATCAAGGCGCGCCGCTCGATTCCATCATCGTGGTGGAAGACAAAGTCATCCAAGAAACCACCGAACAACTTAAATTCACTTTGCAAAACGGGCTGGCTGGCTGGGTGCGCAACCACCGCCAACCTGCCTTAGTTACTGATACCAGCGTCGATGCGCGCTGGCAAGCCGCGCCCTCGGGCCGGCAAACTGGCCCCAAGTCAGTCGTGGCGGCGCCCCTGCTGGTGCGCGAAAAGCTGGTTGGCGTGTTGACCCTGACTCACGGGCAACCCGGCCTGTTTAGTGAAGAGCACCTCGCCCTGGTAAAGATCATCGGTGAGCAGGCCGCCTTCGCCGTGCTCAATGGGCGCCTGTATGCCGAAAGCCAACGCAATGCTGGCATTATGACTGCGATTGCTGAGAGTGCCTCGGTGATCAACGCCAGTTTGCAGCTCGACCAAGTGTTGCAAACCATTCTGGAGCAGACTACGCAGGCTCTGGATGTGGAGGCCGTCTCGCTGGCGCTTATCGATAGCGGCGGCCAGACGCTCACCTTCCGCGAGGCCACGGGCCAGCGCAGCAAGCAGGTGATCGGCTTGCAGATCCAGTTAGGGCAGGGCATCGCCGGCTGGGTGGCGCAGCAGGGCAAAGGCGTGCTGGTCGTTGATGCTCAGGCCGATGCGCGTTTCTACCCTATGGTCGATGAGCTTACCGGGTACCGTACCCAGGCGGTGGCCTGCGTGCCGATCCTGGCGCGCGGCCGCGTGATCGGCGTGATCGAGGCGCTCAACCCGCGCGATGGTCACTTCGATGCCACTGACCTGCCGGTGCTGGATGGCATCGGTACCCTGGCGGGCACGGCCATCGAGCATGCGCAATTGTTTGCGCAGATGGAATCGGCCCGCACGCGTTACCGCGAACTCTTCGAAGACAGCATCGATGCCATCTTTGTCACCGATCTGCAAGGCAACATTGCTGAGGCCAACCGCCAGGCGGAACTGTGGATCGGCTTCGACGAAGAAAGCCTGCACAGCATGAACGTGCACCATTTTCACCAGGCAGATTACAAGGCGCTGGGCACGGACATGGCGCAACTGCAAGATGGCCGCAGTGTCTCTTACGAATCGGTGCTGCAAGGGCAAGGCAATACGCAGATCGCGGTGGAAGTGTTTGTGCACTCGATCGTTGTAGAGGGCCAGGAGCAATTGCAGTGGATCTTGCGCGATATTACCGAGCGCAAACGCCTTGACCAGTTGCGTGAAGACCTGGCCTCGATGATCTACCATGACCTGCGCTCTCCGCTGGCCAACGTGGTCTCTGGCTTGGATGTGCTGCAGATGATGTTGCCCGAAGACCAGGATCCTACGATCCGTTCGGTGCTGGATATTGCCATGCGCTCCACCGAGCGCGTGCAGCGCCTGGCCAACTCGCTACTGGATACCTCGCGCATGGAAGCGGGCCAGCGCATCGGCAACCCCGAGCCCACCGCGGTGGCCGATATTGTGCAGGCCGCGCTGGATGCCACCGCGCCTGGCGCCCAGGCCAAGGAGATCCAACTGAAGGCGGCGGTGGTCAAGGGCCTGCCCAAAGCGATGGTGGACGCGGAGATGATCCGGCGCGTGCTGATCAATCTGATCGAAAACGCACTGAAGTATTCCGCCAAAGACCAAACGGTGACCGTGGCGGCCAAGCGCAACGGCGATTTTGTTGAAATGTCGGTGCAGGACCAGGGGCGCGGTATCCCCAAGGGAGACCTGGAGCGCATCTTTGAGAAGTTTGCCCGCGTGCAAGTAGGCGCCACTGGCAACACCAAGGGGTTGGGGCTGGGGCTGGCTTACTGCAAGCTGGCGGTTGAAGGCCACGGCGGCAAAATTTGGGTGGAAAGCGAATTGGGTAAGGGCTCTCGTTTTATCTTCACATTGCCCATCGCGCGTACGGGCGAATTAAAACAATGA
- a CDS encoding thiamine ABC transporter substrate-binding protein: MEMKKQHTLALVLMLALAACRPAQPSGPRTLTVMVHDSFAVSAEVVAAFEAEHNATVTFLKMGDAGSATNAAILAGEQPLADVFYGVDNTFLSRALDGNIFEPYASPLLAEIPDAFELDPQQRALPVDFGDVCLNYEKAYFAEAGIAPPANLEDLLRPEYKDLLAVENPATSSPGLAFLLATIGHFGPQGYLEYWQGLVANGVKVVNDWETAYYAEFSQWGGTRPVIVSYASSPPVELVFAETPLDEPPTAAVVADGACFRQIEFVGILRNTANRELAEAWVDFMLSTPFQEDMPLQMFVFPVNPNAQLQAEFVDYLEVPDETAPVSPADIAAHREEWINAWTQTVLR; encoded by the coding sequence ATGGAAATGAAAAAACAACATACTCTGGCCCTGGTGCTGATGCTGGCTTTGGCTGCCTGCCGCCCGGCGCAGCCCAGCGGGCCGCGCACCCTCACCGTGATGGTGCACGATTCGTTTGCGGTATCCGCTGAGGTGGTGGCGGCCTTTGAGGCCGAGCACAACGCCACGGTCACCTTCCTCAAAATGGGTGATGCCGGTTCGGCCACCAATGCGGCCATCCTGGCTGGCGAACAGCCGCTGGCGGATGTGTTCTACGGTGTCGACAACACCTTCCTCAGCCGCGCCCTGGATGGCAACATCTTTGAACCCTACGCTTCGCCCTTGCTGGCCGAGATACCTGACGCGTTCGAGCTCGACCCGCAGCAGCGGGCACTGCCGGTGGATTTTGGCGATGTGTGCCTGAATTACGAGAAAGCCTATTTTGCGGAAGCCGGCATCGCTCCGCCGGCCAACCTGGAAGATTTGCTGCGGCCGGAATACAAAGACCTGCTGGCGGTGGAAAACCCGGCCACTTCGTCACCGGGCCTGGCCTTCTTGCTCGCCACCATCGGCCACTTTGGCCCGCAAGGGTACCTGGAGTATTGGCAGGGCTTGGTGGCCAATGGCGTCAAAGTGGTCAACGATTGGGAGACGGCCTACTACGCCGAGTTTAGCCAATGGGGCGGCACGCGGCCGGTCATCGTCTCGTACGCCTCCAGCCCGCCGGTGGAGCTGGTCTTCGCCGAAACTCCGCTGGACGAGCCGCCCACCGCAGCGGTAGTGGCGGATGGCGCCTGCTTCCGCCAGATCGAATTCGTGGGCATTTTGCGCAACACAGCCAATCGGGAGTTGGCCGAGGCGTGGGTGGACTTTATGCTCTCCACTCCGTTCCAGGAGGATATGCCCCTGCAGATGTTCGTCTTCCCGGTCAACCCCAATGCGCAGTTGCAGGCCGAGTTTGTGGATTATCTCGAGGTGCCGGATGAAACCGCGCCGGTGAGCCCGGCGGATATTGCCGCACACCGTGAAGAATGGATCAACGCCTGGACGCAAACGGTGTTGCGCTAG
- a CDS encoding thiamine diphosphokinase encodes MHALVFANGELALPARGLPAAELYIAADGGSRHCRTLGLYPHVVIGDLDSLPAPLQQELRAHGSELLPFPVRKDETDFELALLHAQSAGASTVSVIGGLGRRWDHSLANLLLAADARFAQLPITFLHGEQQLFPIRSQASLAAPLGSRISLIPLAGDAHGVRTRGLEYPLDDETIPFGSSRGVSNVVAAAEAQVTLQGGLLLCVVSPANFD; translated from the coding sequence TTGCACGCACTCGTGTTTGCCAATGGAGAACTAGCGCTGCCTGCCCGCGGCCTGCCCGCCGCGGAGCTATACATTGCGGCGGATGGCGGCTCGCGCCATTGCCGCACCCTCGGCCTCTACCCGCATGTGGTCATCGGTGATCTGGATTCGTTGCCGGCGCCGTTGCAGCAGGAGCTGCGCGCCCATGGCAGCGAGCTGCTGCCCTTTCCGGTTCGCAAAGACGAGACCGATTTTGAGCTGGCCCTGTTGCACGCCCAGTCGGCCGGAGCCAGCACGGTCAGCGTGATCGGCGGCCTGGGACGCCGCTGGGATCATAGCCTGGCCAACCTGCTGCTGGCCGCCGATGCGCGCTTTGCGCAGCTGCCGATCACCTTCTTGCATGGTGAGCAACAGCTCTTCCCCATTCGTTCGCAGGCCAGCTTGGCAGCCCCGCTCGGCAGCCGCATTTCGCTGATCCCGCTGGCCGGCGATGCGCACGGCGTGCGCACGCGCGGGCTGGAGTACCCCCTGGACGACGAAACCATCCCCTTTGGCAGCAGCCGCGGCGTAAGCAATGTGGTGGCGGCGGCTGAAGCTCAAGTGACTTTGCAGGGCGGGCTGCTTTTGTGTGTCGTAAGCCCCGCCAATTTTGATTAG
- a CDS encoding ABC transporter ATP-binding protein, with the protein MLELRKITKSYAGRTILNQIDLQVATGEVLALLGPSGSGKSTLLSIVAGLEAPDGGQVLWDGAELTHTPAHLRNFGLMFQDFALFPHRNVFGNVAFGLQMARQPDAQMAARVSQVLQSLGLAGFEPREVASLSGGEQQRVALARALAPRPRLLMLDEPLGSLDRALRTQLLTELTAVLRQHGQTSLYVTHDQEEAYAIADRIAILNAGRLVQVGPPQELYRQPASAFVARFLGMHNVFHAEIANQQAHTPLGLLPVAAPDGPATLLLRPDRLSLGSGGPASLAGHMAYKQFRGSQWLARVDVRGVPIELELSSAMALPPLGAPVTIHFEPAEAVQILADD; encoded by the coding sequence GTGTTGGAGCTACGCAAGATCACCAAATCGTATGCTGGCCGCACCATCCTGAATCAAATCGACCTGCAGGTGGCTACTGGCGAGGTACTGGCCTTGCTGGGTCCTAGTGGCAGCGGCAAATCCACCCTACTCTCGATCGTAGCTGGCTTGGAAGCACCCGATGGCGGCCAGGTGTTGTGGGACGGCGCAGAGCTGACCCATACGCCGGCCCATCTGCGCAACTTTGGGCTGATGTTCCAGGACTTCGCGCTCTTCCCGCATCGCAATGTGTTTGGCAATGTAGCCTTCGGTTTGCAAATGGCGCGGCAGCCTGATGCGCAGATGGCTGCGCGCGTGAGCCAGGTATTGCAATCGCTCGGCCTGGCGGGCTTTGAGCCACGCGAGGTAGCCAGCCTCTCGGGCGGGGAGCAGCAGCGCGTGGCGCTGGCGCGCGCCCTGGCGCCACGCCCGCGCCTGCTGATGCTGGATGAGCCGCTCGGCTCGCTGGATCGCGCCTTGCGTACCCAATTGCTGACGGAGCTGACCGCGGTATTGCGCCAACACGGCCAGACCAGCCTCTACGTGACGCATGACCAGGAAGAAGCCTATGCGATCGCTGACCGCATCGCCATCTTGAACGCCGGGCGCCTGGTGCAGGTCGGCCCGCCGCAGGAGCTCTATCGCCAGCCCGCCTCAGCGTTTGTGGCGCGTTTTCTGGGCATGCACAATGTATTTCACGCCGAAATCGCCAACCAGCAGGCGCACACGCCGCTTGGCCTATTGCCAGTGGCCGCGCCGGATGGCCCGGCCACCCTGCTGCTGCGCCCTGACCGGCTCTCGCTGGGCAGCGGCGGGCCGGCCAGCCTGGCCGGCCACATGGCGTACAAGCAATTCCGTGGCAGCCAGTGGCTGGCCCGCGTGGATGTGCGTGGCGTGCCGATTGAACTAGAATTGTCGTCGGCGATGGCGTTGCCGCCACTCGGCGCCCCGGTAACGATCCATTTCGAGCCCGCGGAGGCGGTGCAAATCCTTGCTGATGACTGA
- a CDS encoding DUF4126 domain-containing protein — protein sequence MDVLSGIFSAFGLSASAGLNAYIPLLVVSLLGRYTSVIQLNAPWDTLTNGWIIGLLVALSAIEFFADKTPLVNHLNDAIQTFIRPAAGAIAFAASTQVIDGINPVMALAAGLLVAGTVHVAKAGVMRPAVTGVSGGTANVAVGLVEDVAAISMSLVAVLIPVIIGIVFIPVLALVIWLVIRRASRNTATQTN from the coding sequence ATGGACGTACTGAGCGGTATCTTTTCTGCCTTTGGCCTTTCGGCGAGCGCGGGATTGAACGCCTACATCCCGTTATTGGTTGTCTCCCTGTTGGGGCGTTACACCTCGGTGATCCAACTCAACGCTCCCTGGGATACGCTGACCAATGGCTGGATCATTGGGCTTTTGGTAGCCCTCTCGGCAATCGAATTCTTTGCCGATAAGACCCCGTTGGTGAATCACCTCAATGACGCCATCCAAACCTTCATCCGCCCGGCGGCCGGCGCGATCGCTTTCGCCGCCAGCACGCAGGTGATCGATGGCATCAACCCGGTGATGGCGCTGGCGGCAGGTTTGCTGGTCGCCGGCACGGTGCATGTAGCCAAAGCCGGCGTGATGCGCCCGGCCGTCACCGGCGTGAGCGGCGGCACGGCCAACGTGGCCGTTGGCCTGGTGGAGGATGTGGCGGCGATCTCAATGTCGCTGGTGGCGGTACTCATCCCGGTAATCATTGGTATAGTGTTTATCCCTGTGTTGGCGCTGGTGATCTGGCTGGTGATACGCCGTGCCAGCCGCAACACGGCAACACAAACTAATTAG
- a CDS encoding asparaginase, which translates to MMPPGYQPIFALHRGEHLESLHYGAVAVVDVHGALRAWLGDPQQAAFLRSAAKPFQALPFVVAGGVAHYQLTPQELALLCASHSGTPAHVAVFEGLLQKFGLQAQQLLCGTHPPYHAASAEELRARGEAPNVAHHNCSGKHCGMLAYAKLRGWRLDDYIDPQHPLQQEIVALFAELAGMRVEQLAIGVDGCSAPNWAAPLAHTAWAYARLADPAGLPEAQAQAAGQIADAMRAHPDMVAGPRRFDTACMQHLPGLISKLGAEGFQAFGLPAGFLGPQSPALGIAIKIADGDARQWASHAVALEVLRQLGALDAGRMAALADYGPLRPVTNWSGQVVGQAAPCFTLELA; encoded by the coding sequence ATGATGCCGCCCGGATACCAGCCGATCTTCGCCCTGCACCGCGGCGAACACCTTGAATCGCTGCACTATGGTGCCGTGGCCGTTGTGGATGTTCACGGCGCGCTGCGCGCCTGGCTGGGCGATCCGCAGCAGGCGGCGTTTTTGCGCTCGGCCGCCAAGCCCTTTCAGGCGCTGCCCTTTGTGGTCGCCGGTGGAGTGGCGCACTACCAGCTCACTCCGCAGGAATTGGCCTTGCTGTGCGCTTCGCACTCTGGCACGCCGGCGCATGTGGCCGTATTCGAAGGCTTGTTGCAAAAATTTGGCTTGCAGGCACAGCAATTGCTGTGTGGCACGCACCCGCCGTATCACGCGGCCAGTGCAGAAGAATTACGTGCGCGCGGCGAAGCCCCCAATGTAGCTCACCATAATTGCTCCGGCAAACACTGCGGCATGCTGGCCTACGCCAAACTGCGTGGCTGGCGCCTGGATGATTACATTGATCCGCAGCACCCGCTGCAGCAGGAGATCGTGGCGTTGTTTGCGGAACTAGCGGGAATGCGTGTGGAGCAGTTGGCGATTGGTGTGGATGGCTGCTCGGCGCCCAACTGGGCCGCCCCGCTGGCGCACACTGCCTGGGCCTATGCGCGCCTGGCCGATCCGGCGGGCTTGCCGGAGGCTCAGGCGCAGGCGGCCGGCCAGATCGCCGATGCGATGCGCGCCCACCCGGATATGGTGGCTGGCCCGCGGCGCTTTGACACCGCCTGCATGCAGCACCTGCCCGGCTTGATCTCCAAACTGGGCGCCGAGGGCTTTCAGGCCTTTGGGCTGCCGGCGGGCTTCCTTGGGCCGCAGTCGCCCGCGCTGGGGATTGCGATCAAGATCGCCGATGGCGACGCGCGCCAATGGGCCAGCCATGCGGTGGCTCTGGAGGTGCTGCGCCAATTGGGCGCGCTCGATGCGGGCCGCATGGCGGCGCTGGCTGACTATGGGCCGCTACGCCCGGTCACCAACTGGAGCGGGCAGGTGGTGGGGCAGGCCGCGCCGTGCTTTACCCTGGAGCTGGCGTGA